A part of Arachis hypogaea cultivar Tifrunner chromosome 12, arahy.Tifrunner.gnm2.J5K5, whole genome shotgun sequence genomic DNA contains:
- the LOC112730704 gene encoding uncharacterized protein, with translation MVNIMMAMKVHFLFLVCAEYPYMDQFYGLFSAYAPQIRHICMNRAISNNGNGNSGSEANKKGLGHQLHSSGSQNSEVLRSSAGTSNSLKETNGSSPNISSEVTSMYSSRRGIDGFAINHIGTPMHSLTDMMDTGHGHSMIMPAKWVSAVVGNCCNLNV, from the exons GTATGTGCAGAATATCCTTACATGGATCAATTTTATGGACTCTTCTCAGCTTATGCACCTCAAATTCG CCATATATGCATGAATCGCGCCATCTCCAACAATGGAAATGGCAACAGTGGAAGTGAAGCAAACAAAAAAGGACTTGGCCATCAACTACATTCCAGTGGTTCTCAGAATTCTGAAGTCCTACGATCCTCGGCCGGAACCTCGAATTCGTTGAAGGAAACAAATGGAAGCAGTCCAAACATTTCATCAGAGGTGACAAGCATGTACTCATCAAGAAGAGGAATTGATGGATTTGCCATCAATCACATTGGAACTCCTATGCACTCCCTTACAGATATGATGGACACTGGACATGGACATAGCATGATCATGCCCGCGAAATGGGTTTCGGCTGTGGTCGGAAACTGCTGCAACCTTAATGTTTGA